The nucleotide sequence ACCGCGATATCCTTTTTCTCCAGCCCGATGTCCGCCATGCGGATGAGCGCAACCAAGTGGCTTTCCGTTCTCGGGTAATCCTGGATCACGCGCGCGTACACCTTGAGGGCGTCTATCGTTCTTCCCTCTTCGAGAAAGATGTCGCCGAGGCGGGTCATCGCCCGGTGGGCCGAGTCGCTCGTCGGGTAAATGTTCACCATCTGCAGGTACACCCTTCCCGCATCCTGGAAGCGCCGTATCTGAAAAAGGGATTCTCCGTAGTTGAACAGAAGGTCCGAGCGAAGATTCACGAAATCGGGCCAGCGCTTGATTCCGGTTTCGAAGCGCGTGGCGGCTTCTTGGAATCTGCCCTGCGCGTAGATCGCGTTGGCGATTCCGAAAAACGCTTCCTTCTCTTCCGGCTTCCCCTTGTAGTTGTCTAAAATTTTCTGATACTCGACGATGGCGCTTCTCGGGTCGCCGCTCTTTATGTAGTAGTGGCCGATTTCGAGCTGCGCCCGGGGCGCAAGGGAACTCAGCGGCGCGCGCTCGAGAATCGCGCGAAAGGCCACCTGTCCTTCCGGGGCCTGGCCCAACTCCTGGTAGGACTGGCCCAGGCGGAAGAACGCCGTCGGCATCTGGGGCATCTGTGGATAGCGATCCAGGGCGTAGCGGTAGGCCAGCACCGAATCCCGGAAGGCGGCGGGTACCCCGGTTTTCGCAATGAAGAAACTGGCGTCGGCCAGCATGTAGGCCGCACGGCCATGCTCGGAGTGGTTCGGATATTTCTGGACAAAGCGCTGGAGCAAGGGGTGCCCCCGGACATAGAGGCCGCGCTGGTGGTATCTCAGGGCGATGCGGAACAGAAGAAGGGGCGAGCCCTCAAGCTCATCCGCCTCGGAAATCTCTTTTTTGCCCTTCTCCTTGCCCTCCTCCTTGGCTTTCTCCTTGGCAGCCCCCCCCCATCGCGGGCGAAGGGGCAAGCGCCGCCAGGGCGAGGAATCCGGCCAACGCACATCCTACAAAGGCGCACCAGCGGCCCCGTTCAGCAGATCGAATTGAATTAAAGAAATACATTAACATTTAGACAGTAATCCCTCTTTTCTTTAGCTTTTCAACCAACGTCGTCCGATTCAACCCCAACAGCTGAGCCGCCTTGTTCTTCACCCCTTTGCTTCTGGCCAGCGCCTCTTCGATCATTTTGTTCTCAATGTCGTCGATAAATGATTTCAAATCGATACCGCCATCGGGGAGACGAACGGGGGGCACCCCTCCCGAACCCCGGTCATCCGAGGCGGGTCTTCGGTGAAAGCGCTCGGGCAGGTCCTCGTGGCGGAGTACGTCAGTTTCGGCGAGGACCACAAGCCGCTCCACCAGATTTTCCATTTCGCGGACATTTCCCGGCCAATCGTAGGCCTTGAGAGCCGCCAACGCTTCTTGTTGCATGTGCCGCACATTACCTATACCATTTTCGCGGAATCTATCTATAAACGATTGAATTAAAAGTTCAAAATCTTCCATTCTCTCTCGCAGCGCGGGGAGGTGAATGGGAATAACGTTCAGGCGATAGAAAAGATCCTCCCGGAATTCGCCCAAGGCGACCGTGTTTTCAAGGTCCTTGTTGGTGGCTGCCACGACACGGACATTCACCTGGATAGTGCGGCCGCCACCGACGCGCTCGAAGGATTTCTCCTGGAGCACCCGCAAAAGTTTCACCTGGAGCTTGGGACTCATCTCTCCCACCTCATCGAGAAACAGCGTGCCGCCATTGGCCATCTGAAACCGGCCGTCGCGGGCAGCCGTGGCCCCCGTAAAAGCTCCTTTCTCGTGTCCGAACAGCTCGCTCTCGAGAAGCTCCTCCGGAATGGCGCCGCAATTGACCGGGATCAGCGGCTTATCCCTCCGGTCGCTCAACTTATGGATGGCCCGGCAGACAAGCTCCTTGCCCGTGCCACTCTCCCCGGTGATCAAAATCGTGCTCGAGGTTCCGCTCACCTTCGAGATCATGTCAAAAACCCGGCGGATGACGGAACTCCTCCCCAGGATCCCCTGGAAGCCATCCTCCTCTTCGGGAACACCGTTTTCCGGCTCTTTTCCCATAGCAGCCAGGCCGATGAAGGCCTCCACTTTGGGCGGCAGATTCTTGTCCGCCCTGGGCCAGGCCTCTACTCGCTGGCCCCTG is from bacterium and encodes:
- a CDS encoding sigma-54 dependent transcriptional regulator yields the protein MEAFIGLAAMGKEPENGVPEEEDGFQGILGRSSVIRRVFDMISKVSGTSSTILITGESGTGKELVCRAIHKLSDRRDKPLIPVNCGAIPEELLESELFGHEKGAFTGATAARDGRFQMANGGTLFLDEVGEMSPKLQVKLLRVLQEKSFERVGGGRTIQVNVRVVAATNKDLENTVALGEFREDLFYRLNVIPIHLPALRERMEDFELLIQSFIDRFRENGIGNVRHMQQEALAALKAYDWPGNVREMENLVERLVVLAETDVLRHEDLPERFHRRPASDDRGSGGVPPVRLPDGGIDLKSFIDDIENKMIEEALARSKGVKNKAAQLLGLNRTTLVEKLKKRGITV